CCGTCCAAGAGAGAAACGGCCTGTGGGGTTGTGACGATCACAACTCCCGACAGGGGTACAGACTGAACGACGGTTAACTGAGCGTCTCCGGTTCCAGGCGGCAAGTCAATAATAAGGTAGTCCAACTCTCCCCATTCCGTGTCCCGAAGCAATTGTTGAACAGCGCCATGAATCATGGGGCCCCGCCATATCTTGGGAGAATCGGATTCCATCACATAGGCCAAGGACATGGTCTTGACGTTGTGAGCGCGCAGAGGGGTTATTTTGTTTTTCTCAGACACCTCAGCCTTGCCAGAGGCGCCCATCATCAAAGGAATATTGGGGCCATGAATATCGGCGTCCAAGAGCCCCACCTGAGCTCCTTTTAAGGCGAGAGCACAAGCAAGGTTGGTGGCTACCGTTGATTTTCCCACACCGCCCTTGCAAGCATAAACCGCCACAATATGTTTCACACCCGGAATCGGGGCTTTCGCTTGCACGGGACGGGCCGCCACCACACGGGAAGTAAACTCGACTTGAACATCCATCACACCTGGCAAAGCGCTTACGGCTTTAACAATACGGGCTTTCATTTCATCTTTAAGCGGACAAGCGGGGGTGGTCAACTCCACAACAAGATTCACACGACCTTGGCTTTCCGCAATACTTTTCACCATGTTGAGGGACACAATATCGCGGTGAAGTTCCGGCTCCTCCACTTTGGAGAGAGCGCTGCGAATGTCTTGAATCGAAATCATTATTCCATTGACATGGCTTCAACAGCCGTGATTTCTGGAACCTCCATACGCACCACCCGCTCAATGCCTTGCTTGAGCGTCATGGTTGACATGGCACATCCCCCACAAGCTCCCATCAGTTGTAGAGTCACCACGCCTTGCGGAGATATGTCCACAATTTCCGCATCGCCGCCATCGGCTTGGAGCGCGGGCCTCACTCGATCCAGCGCGGCTTCCACTCGTTTTTTCGTTTCTTCCATATTGGTCACCGTAATTTCGCCATCATTGTTCATTGTTTTAAATCTCCTTAAAAGAACTTGATCTATACAGATAAACCAGATTAAATCCAGGCACCGTAAATGCCATGAAAAATTCCCTCTGGCCTACATTCTTGGCAACCGTCAGCAAAGACTTTTGTTCCCTACTTGCCGACATGGTAGCAGAGGCCAACGGTTCCAAACAAATCCCCCACCAGATCCAAGCGGTCAACACGATTATCCCTAATTTTGCAATGGGAAAAGGTAGTCACCCCCGAATTTCTCTGTCGGTACCGACAGAGAAATTCGAAAGTGACGGAGCTCATTCAGAAACCAAATGGATCGTAGGAGGGTGGATTTATTCGAATGGATGGTTAATTTGGAACAAACCTAATATCTCATAACCTTTCAATCAAATTTCAGCCGGACTTTGACTACTTTCACCGCTCTCGGCCCATCCTTCTGTCAAGAAATGCATGATGCGACAGGCTTTACAAAGATTGGTTATGCTGCTCGTTGAATTTGTTCGGCCTCATATTCGGGGAACATTATGATAGCGGGGTGCACTCCAAAAGCCTGCGCTAGTTGCTCCGCTCGTTTTTTACCGATGTCAACACGATCATTTTCCAGCATGCTTAAATTGGTCGCAGAAATACCCGAACGACGAGCCAACTCATCCTGTGTCCATTCTTTCTTCCCTCGAAGAATGCGGATTACTTCACCCGATGTCACTCGCGCATGCTGCCGCGCAGGCCCAAACTCACTTTTGTTAATTTTCATAACTCACTCCTAATATTCATGCGGGGTTAATTCAAGGATGTACACTGTTACAACCCGGCGATCCACAAAATAAATAACCCGATATTGCTGATTCAACCGCGATGACCGCTGCCCCTCTCTTGTACCTCTAAGTTTTTCATCATGATAACCTGGGTACTGTCGTAGAATTTCCGGCCCGTGTCGATGGACCAAATCTTTCCAAGTTTCATATTCCTTCAAAATCCACGCTGGCAAACGCCGGGCTGCCTTGTAAATATTCCGATGCTCTCTTATCTCCCACATTCTGAGATATGATAAGTTCTTAGATTTGAGAGGTCAAGGAGAATACTAACGCAGAAAAAGCCTCTCCACAGCGCCCTCATTTATGAAATCTTTATTTTTTGAATTATCGCAACCTTCCATTCAAATTTCAGCCGGTCTTTGACTACTTTCACCGCTCTCAGCCCATTCTTACATCGAGAAATACATTATGTGACAGGCTCTGTGTGCGTTGGTTGGCCAGCCAAAACACTGCGTATTAACAACGCATAAATTGGGGTTGAAAGGACCCAATTATTGGTTGTACAATGTATATACGTTGGAATTACGGAGGATATCATGATTAAGAAAATGACCAAACACGGAAATAGCTGGGCAATCGTCATCGATCGAAGTGTTCTCGAACTTTTGAAAATTAGCCCAAGCGACCCTTTAGATGTTTCAACTGATGGAAAATGCCTCATTGTTTCACCCATAAATGATCCTAAAAGACGTCAAAAGCTGGCTCGTGCTCTTACCAAGACCAACCAAAAATACAGTCGGATGTACCAAAGACTTGCGGAAGCTCCGGGTGCTCTTTCCTGATTTCTTAACTAAAGAAGACGTTCTTATAATCCACGGAGACCTCGTTGCCCGGTACGGTGGCTTAGATGCTGTTCGTAGTCACGATCTACTTGAGTCAGCAATTGAACAACCTAAAACCATGTTTCATGGTCGATTCCTTCACAAAACGATATTCGATATGGCTGCCGCGTATTTGTTTCATATTGTGATGAACCACCCATTTGTGGACGGCAATAAACGAACTGGTGCTGCTTGTGCTGACGTTTTCCTTTATATGAACAATATTGCAGTCCACGCCTCATCGGATCTTTTCACCGAAGTTACTCTTGAAACTGCTGAGGGTGAATTAACCAAATCTGAAATTGCCCTCTTTCTAAAAAAATCTTCCCGTCCCTTGGCTGGCTAACGGGGCTGTAGAAAAATTCGGGAATTCGGGGGGTTAGATCACGACATTCGACATGCGAAGCCAGCGAAAATGTCCAATGTCGAGATCTGCCCCCACCACTAAATAAACGACGGAGCCGCTCAAACGAGGCTGTAGCAGTACCGGCATTGTTATCATTGTCGAACGGTATCGACAGTGACATCGGAGGTCACAACCTTTTTCCATCGAAAAATCCAGGATTAAGATCGAGATACATCTTCGCCGTCCTCTTGCATCTTTTGCAGCTTCTGAGAGTGAATGCGCATCGCTCGCGATTCTTCTTCGAGTTTTTTCAATTCAACCTCGGTTAGAAGAAAATCCTCCGGAAGTGGCTTTAAGCATTGCGCGCAGAAATTGATCTTCCTGCTCAGAACTACCGCGCCATAGTGTGGACAACTGTATCCCTCTGATCGGGGTTTCACTATTCCTTCCGCAAAGTTCTCACGCTTTTATCGATCTCTGGCTCCAGACCGCGAAACCGGTCAACACTCGTCGTAAAAGAGAATTCGTATCTATGGTCATCGATATCGAAGATATAGCTGTTAGTAAGCATTTCGACCGACTTAAACCATTTCCTTGTTGCGAATTTGATTCCATCTAAACTTGGGCTTATCTTAAAGTCTTCAAGATGAACTATAGAGGCGTCAGGGAATGTCTTTTTAACGTTCACGATATGTATGGCGACGTGTTCTTTCAGCGAGGTCTTTCGCTCCGTTTCCAGAAACATAAGTGTTGCATAAGCAAGACCATCTTCATTTATTGCAGACAATCTAGAACGGGATATTTCGTCATCGTCAATTTTGAAATCGACAGGCGGGACAAACGAAAATTCCCCATAGATATCGTAAACGCGCCCATCAGCTCCCCTGGTACTTTTCGACTCGCATCCAGTCATTAGCAAGGTGGACACTGACACAAGAACGATAAGGACTTCAAAATACCTCCCGGCGGCCGAACGATGCTGTAGAAAAAACCTCTCCACAGCTCCTCTGCTATTAAAATTGTTATTTTTTTGAATTATCGCAACCTTTCAATCAAATTTCAGCTGGACTTTGACTACTTTCACCGCTCTCGGCCCATCCTCCCGTCGAAAAATGCATTATGTGACAGGCTGCAACGATTTCTTAGGCATTTCCTTTCCAGGCTGACCAAATAATAATCGCGATCAAGATTGCCGATACCATGATCACAATGCCACGTACGATAAAGTCGGCGATCTCTGTTTTTCGCGCACAGGAGGAACACATCTCGAGTTGACTCGTGCTACGAGCGAATGCGACACGAACCATTTTTGTATCACCAAGGCGAAGTGGCTCGCCGCACCGGGCGCACTTGGATTCAATATTCAATCGCTCTTTGCTCATTGCGCGCCACAAACCGAATCCCCAGACTGCCAGTACGACAACCCAAAAAAGCGGTTGTTCTCTAATTGCGGGATCGATAGTCATTAGTTCGTTTTCCTGAAATGCCTAACGAGGCTGTAGAAAAAGCCTTTCCACATCTCCCTCGTTTATGAAACTGATATTTTTTTGAATCATCAGACTTAGTGTGACTTCTGTTTTATTGGAATTCCATTGGAATATTTTTTGCATTTAGGTGCTTTGTTTAATGCCGGCCCCATTTTACCTGGACCAGGAGCTGCATTTATCTACCGCGGCCCTCGGCTACTCGATTAGCCGCCATCGTGAGTCCAAACCCAATTTTGAGCAGGTTCATACTTACCCCCGCAGGAACAAGACCAGCCTAAAGACAGGCGACCTTTAAAACAATTTGTGCATCGTTTAAAAGTCAAATGGAATAAACCGATAATAATTTTGAAACCAAATAAAGGGAGAAAAGTAGCCAAGAAGACCAATAGAAAACGAGGAAGAAATGCATCAAGAAACTGAAGAAATGTTGTGGGTGTTTCGACAGGGTTTGAGTAACCACGAAAACCCAAGACTCTTTGAAAGCTTGCTGTGGCAGCAATGGCAACCGCGAAGACTAAATATGCCACTGGATTAAACCTATCATGTTTCTGTTTCCCAATTATTTCTTGGCTCAGTCGAACCCACATTGTTTAAGGTCTCATAGGGGGGTTAACGAGGCTGTAGAAAAAGCCTCTCCTCAAATATCCCGTTTATGTAATTTTTATTTTTTTGAATCATCAGACTTAGTCTGGCCTCTGTTTTATTGGAATTCCATTAAAATATTTTGAGGATAGGTTCTGATGTTTACAATTTACATTTTGGGGTCAATAACCATCCGTTGATGGTCCGCAAATACATCGATTTTTTTACGATTCCGTTTAATTAAGAACGTTGGGTCGGGGGAGACGTCTATCCCAATAACTCCAACGGGCCCGTCCATAGAGCAACCGCTTTCGCCCGTCAGAAGTTTCCATCTTCACAAGAATGTGCGGGGCTTTTACTTCGAACCAATAGAGATCAGTTCCTGTAGGCTTTTTTAATTCAACCATCCAACAAGGGATGGAGCCGGCTCGAGACCGGATTGTTTCTTTGGCCTGAACTTTAAGCTGAACCTCCACCACTTGGGGAGGGACGCCTCGATTTGTGGTCAGCGAATCCCATACACGAATTTTTTTTTCAAAACCTTCTTTTAACGGCAAGGCCCGAAGCGATAGCGGCAATTGGTCTTCAAAATAATCATCTTTTCCAAGAGTTAATTCAGTGGATTGATCCGCTTCACCGTCAAAATAGGAATTCCACATCAATGTGCCCGCCTCATTGTTGGGGCTCCCCTTATAAATCTTGAAGGTATTCCCGCACCATTC
Above is a window of Elusimicrobiota bacterium DNA encoding:
- the apbC_1 gene encoding Iron-sulfur cluster carrier protein, with the translated sequence MISIQDIRSALSKVEEPELHRDIVSLNMVKSIAESQGRVNLVVELTTPACPLKDEMKARIVKAVSALPGVMDVQVEFTSRVVAARPVQAKAPIPGVKHIVAVYACKGGVGKSTVATNLACALALKGAQVGLLDADIHGPNIPLMMGASGKAEVSEKNKITPLRAHNVKTMSLAYVMESDSPKIWRGPMIHGAVQQLLRDTEWGELDYLIIDLPPGTGDAQLTVVQSVPLSGVVIVTTPQAVSLLDGAKGIGMFQKLKIPLLGLVENMSGFECPHCQQVTDIFSKGGGEREAMRLHMPFLNAVPIDPQIVTGGDQGTPVVISHPDSVAAIKLFQIAERVAANISVQQFALANV
- the nfuA gene encoding Fe/S biogenesis protein NfuA, translated to MNNDGEITVTNMEETKKRVEAALDRVRPALQADGGDAEIVDISPQGVVTLQLMGACGGCAMSTMTLKQGIERVVRMEVPEITAVEAMSME